A single Mesomycoplasma bovoculi M165/69 DNA region contains:
- the prfA gene encoding peptide chain release factor 1, whose translation MEKQMYNSLLSIKAKSDELSKLLLEPEILSDIKRYTEINKEIAAISDIIEAFASYQENEQKLQEAKKLLSEKDAEIVALAKEEIAESSKNLEALEKELVVLMLPKDENDDKNVIMEIRGAAGGDEANIFVGDLYKMYLKWAESKRWGIKVLDSSPANSGGFTQLVFVVSGASVYSKLKFESGAHRVQRVPETETMGRIHTSTATVTVMPEADEKIDIQINSNDIKVDTYRSSGAGGQSVNTTDSAVRITHIPTGIVVTSQDERSQIANRDVAMRILKTRIYNLEVEKKMAAESAFRKLAGSGARAEKIRTYNYPQDRVTDHRIAFSTSLRGVMQGGLDPIIDALLAEDRAERIAASYEQKNV comes from the coding sequence ATGGAAAAACAAATGTACAATTCACTTTTGAGCATCAAAGCCAAAAGTGATGAATTATCAAAACTACTTTTAGAACCAGAAATTCTTTCAGATATCAAAAGATACACTGAAATCAATAAAGAAATCGCTGCAATTTCTGACATTATTGAAGCTTTTGCTTCTTATCAAGAAAATGAACAAAAATTGCAAGAAGCTAAAAAACTTTTGAGTGAAAAAGATGCAGAAATAGTTGCACTTGCCAAAGAAGAAATTGCCGAATCAAGCAAAAATTTAGAAGCTTTGGAAAAGGAACTTGTTGTCTTGATGCTTCCAAAAGATGAAAATGATGACAAAAATGTTATTATGGAAATTCGTGGAGCTGCAGGTGGTGATGAGGCCAATATTTTTGTTGGTGACTTGTACAAAATGTATTTAAAATGAGCGGAGTCAAAGCGTTGAGGAATTAAGGTTTTAGATTCTTCACCAGCTAATAGTGGTGGTTTTACTCAACTAGTTTTTGTTGTTAGTGGTGCAAGTGTCTACTCAAAATTAAAATTTGAAAGTGGAGCTCATAGAGTCCAAAGAGTTCCAGAAACTGAAACAATGGGCCGGATTCATACTTCAACAGCTACTGTCACTGTTATGCCAGAAGCTGATGAAAAAATTGATATTCAAATTAATTCAAATGACATTAAAGTGGATACTTATCGTTCATCAGGTGCTGGGGGTCAATCTGTTAATACCACAGATAGTGCAGTTAGAATTACTCACATTCCTACAGGAATTGTAGTTACTTCTCAGGATGAGCGAAGTCAAATTGCCAATCGAGATGTTGCGATGCGAATTCTAAAGACTAGAATTTACAACCTAGAGGTTGAAAAGAAAATGGCGGCAGAGTCAGCATTTCGTAAATTAGCTGGTAGTGGTGCAAGGGCTGAAAAAATTCGTACTTACAACTACCCACAAGACAGGGTTACAGATCATCGAATTGCTTTTTCAACATCATTGCGTGGTGTGATGCAAGGTGGACTAGATCCCATAATTGATGCTTTATTAGCTGAAGATAGAGCTGAGCGAATTGCAGCCAGCTATGAGCAAAAAAATGTATAA
- a CDS encoding adenine phosphoribosyltransferase codes for MKLELKNFIRNVPDFPKPGINFKDISPLLANGEALNYTIRKMAELSSDADVIVGPDARGFLFGTPTASFLSKPFVMVRKAGKLPGDVHQFSYTLEYGSAILELQVGMLKPGQKVVIIDDVLATGGTVKAITKLVEQQGAIVDKIIFLMELAALEGRETLKEYNVISLITV; via the coding sequence ATGAAATTAGAACTTAAAAACTTTATCCGTAATGTTCCTGATTTTCCAAAACCAGGAATTAATTTTAAAGATATTTCCCCACTTTTAGCAAATGGAGAAGCATTAAATTATACTATTAGAAAAATGGCTGAGTTGTCTAGTGATGCCGATGTTATTGTTGGTCCAGATGCTCGTGGTTTCCTATTTGGAACACCAACAGCTAGTTTTTTGTCAAAACCATTTGTTATGGTTAGAAAGGCAGGTAAGTTACCAGGAGATGTACACCAGTTTTCATATACTTTGGAATATGGTTCTGCAATCTTAGAACTTCAAGTTGGTATGCTTAAGCCAGGGCAAAAAGTTGTGATTATAGATGATGTGCTTGCAACTGGAGGTACTGTTAAAGCCATTACTAAATTAGTTGAACAACAAGGAGCTATAGTTGACAAAATTATTTTTTTAATGGAACTTGCAGCACTTGAAGGTCGTGAAACATTAAAAGAATATAACGTTATATCACTTATTACAGTTTAA
- the gltX gene encoding glutamate--tRNA ligase has protein sequence MQIRTRYAPSPTGFLHIGGARTALFNYLFAKNNNGQFILRIEDTDQARNVENGEKSQVENLAWLGINPDEMPGKGSYGPYRQSEKLTRYQEIVKTLINKGFAYYAYDNEEELAQQKKEQLDKGIFSFRYDRNWLKIDENEEKQRHLNKKYVIRLAMPKDYIYSWNDLVRGKIEFNSDSISDWVLVKSDGFPTYNFAVVVDDFDMKITHIFRGEEHISNTPKQLALYEMLEWPKPEFGHLTIITDQSGKKLSKRDSSLFQFIEDYKNEGFHPDAIFNFLSLLGWTSGTEEEFFSHKKLIQIFDSSRLSKAPSQFDFEKLKWFSKHYISQMSIEELQEKLKINVDKNWSAIFIETFQKSAITFQDFYKNLDFFINPIQKIPYEIEQLLVTFGNELLIDYVAKNLDFQKWDKNQILETIKVAGEKFGLKGKNLLLPIRLVTTWSQQGPDLSTAIWLLGSKVISQRLAKWL, from the coding sequence ATGCAAATTAGAACACGTTATGCACCAAGTCCAACAGGATTTTTACACATCGGTGGTGCACGAACTGCACTTTTTAATTATTTATTTGCAAAAAATAATAATGGCCAATTTATTTTAAGAATTGAAGATACAGACCAAGCTAGAAATGTTGAAAATGGAGAGAAATCTCAAGTAGAAAATTTAGCTTGGTTAGGAATAAATCCAGATGAAATGCCTGGCAAAGGTTCCTATGGCCCATATCGTCAATCTGAAAAACTTACTCGTTATCAAGAGATTGTTAAAACTTTAATTAACAAAGGTTTTGCTTATTATGCATATGATAATGAAGAGGAATTAGCACAACAAAAAAAAGAACAACTTGATAAAGGTATTTTTAGTTTTCGTTATGATAGAAATTGACTAAAAATTGATGAAAATGAAGAAAAACAAAGACATTTAAATAAAAAATATGTAATTCGTTTAGCAATGCCTAAAGATTATATTTATAGTTGAAATGACTTGGTAAGAGGAAAAATTGAGTTTAATTCAGATAGTATTAGTGATTGAGTTTTAGTTAAGTCTGATGGTTTTCCAACCTATAATTTTGCAGTTGTTGTTGATGATTTTGATATGAAAATCACTCATATTTTTCGTGGAGAAGAGCATATCTCAAATACACCAAAACAACTTGCACTTTATGAAATGTTAGAGTGACCAAAACCTGAATTTGGTCATTTAACAATTATTACTGACCAGTCTGGAAAAAAATTATCTAAACGTGATAGTTCACTATTTCAATTCATAGAAGACTATAAAAATGAAGGGTTTCATCCTGATGCTATTTTTAATTTTTTATCACTTTTGGGTTGAACTAGTGGAACTGAAGAAGAGTTTTTCTCACATAAAAAATTAATTCAGATTTTTGATAGTTCCAGACTTTCTAAGGCTCCTTCACAATTTGATTTTGAAAAGCTAAAATGATTTTCAAAACATTATATTAGCCAAATGAGTATTGAAGAATTACAAGAGAAATTAAAAATCAATGTAGATAAAAATTGAAGTGCTATTTTCATTGAAACTTTTCAAAAAAGTGCTATCACTTTTCAAGATTTTTATAAAAATTTAGATTTTTTTATTAATCCAATTCAGAAAATTCCCTATGAAATAGAACAACTTTTAGTAACATTTGGTAATGAATTATTAATTGATTATGTTGCAAAAAATTTAGATTTTCAAAAATGAGATAAAAATCAAATTTTGGAAACAATCAAAGTTGCTGGAGAAAAATTTGGACTTAAAGGCAAAAATTTATTGTTACCAATTAGACTTGTAACTACTTGGTCACAGCAAGGTCCAGATTTATCAACTGCTATTTGGTTGCTAGGTTCAAAAGTAATTAGTCAAAGGTTGGCAAAATGATTGTAA
- a CDS encoding peptide chain release factor N(5)-glutamine methyltransferase encodes MYKNIDILTRRQALLKEKQRYNLPLEISEVENIKLELGYPIQKIIGYIEMQNVQIWLDQKVFIPRYETEELLLLAYDFIDKKSKVLDMCCGSGFIGIAIAKNTQAQVTSVDIDISAIIQTKFNAKLNKVNLEIVQSNLFENLKPEKYDLIIANPPYLEFQKLDDSVINFEPEIALFSKPNSYSLLEKIIAKSNEFLNENGSMLFEIDYTHLDFFQNKHPEFEILKDINGKIRFALYKANSK; translated from the coding sequence ATGTATAAAAATATAGACATTTTAACTCGAAGACAAGCACTACTAAAAGAAAAGCAACGCTATAATTTACCACTTGAAATTAGTGAAGTTGAAAATATTAAGTTAGAACTTGGTTATCCAATTCAAAAAATTATTGGCTATATAGAAATGCAAAATGTGCAAATTTGACTTGATCAAAAGGTTTTTATTCCTCGTTATGAGACAGAAGAATTGTTGCTTTTAGCCTATGATTTTATAGATAAAAAGTCAAAAGTGCTTGATATGTGTTGTGGAAGTGGTTTTATTGGAATTGCTATTGCCAAAAACACACAAGCTCAAGTTACATCTGTTGATATTGATATTAGTGCGATAATTCAAACTAAATTTAATGCTAAATTAAACAAGGTAAATTTAGAGATTGTTCAATCCAATTTATTTGAAAACCTTAAACCAGAAAAATATGATTTAATTATTGCAAACCCACCTTATTTAGAATTTCAAAAACTAGATGATTCAGTGATTAATTTTGAACCAGAAATTGCTTTGTTTAGTAAACCAAATTCTTACTCACTTTTGGAAAAAATTATTGCTAAAAGTAATGAATTTTTAAATGAAAATGGCTCAATGTTATTTGAAATTGATTATACTCATTTGGATTTTTTTCAAAACAAGCATCCTGAATTTGAGATTTTAAAAGACATAAATGGCAAAATTCGCTTTGCACTTTATAAAGCAAATTCAAAGTAA
- a CDS encoding peroxiredoxin, which translates to MTTKFKDKEYRLTSELISVGEQLKFEATNLDFEPITFDNFGKTTVISIFPSINTKVCDLQTTEVIELSKNYKNIRFISISLDLPSALGEWAEDHKDENMEFVSDYRLRDFGKKSGFLINEIFLLNRGFIILDANGKVLEVDANNDVHQQINFEKLKTLVEEYSKK; encoded by the coding sequence ATGACAACAAAATTTAAAGATAAAGAATATAGATTAACTTCAGAACTAATTTCAGTTGGTGAACAATTGAAATTTGAAGCAACAAATTTAGATTTTGAACCAATTACTTTTGATAATTTCGGAAAAACAACTGTAATTTCTATTTTTCCATCCATTAACACAAAAGTTTGTGACTTGCAAACCACAGAAGTTATAGAATTATCAAAAAATTACAAAAATATTCGTTTCATTTCTATCTCATTGGATTTACCATCTGCATTGGGAGAGTGAGCTGAAGATCATAAAGATGAAAATATGGAATTTGTTTCTGACTATCGTTTGCGAGATTTTGGGAAGAAAAGTGGATTTTTAATTAATGAAATTTTCTTACTAAATCGAGGATTTATTATTTTAGATGCAAATGGTAAGGTTTTAGAAGTTGATGCAAACAATGATGTTCACCAACAAATTAATTTTGAAAAACTAAAAACATTAGTTGAAGAGTATTCAAAAAAATAA
- a CDS encoding DUF31 family putative serine protease, whose amino-acid sequence MKKFIKLLPLAFAPLSIMACTPFQAIKTIIPITNQPTVSNPLNTPINPDQPLNSIISAHLNPAVISLQFGTSDISPTSFVQSISNAEKQIDSIRSSFNISQNQDPENILYSAMVWSYVPGINSESLNNSFDFKMELVPNSADDYFGTIKVKVKAYKKNTSNKDQPPIQQRVFVVSGFKSTFSGHYLFKQRIQTAFSQITDLQLKNEKHLTDLNQLNPGNFWEYFNIPSNFEKLDASKFASKGTTNILKSIQNPEPYKEDVAKNDIRLKAKHFYYLKATLLQNSYNSEKHTFDALLTIYHDNYTNSFSKIIPVKLQPSVANQSTSFNPLIAKPNFSLKSAFSNFLPTFFTRSNFVRDNDDLSKFIDLTGFNKNTMNLRIVDSLVNDQDGSFYVWVSPKTSQNSLKTNSQGVQIGQANGLTPGQIIKVSGFNSYDKIFASPSFTNQIDYSFIDKWYKLPDEANLKNKLDNLSLSLNSSTDNLIWPLFGKAILNSIQNSENLFNNIGQISGADKSDYSLSSLADFKVSKEGISFYFANWLGDYYKISVKFNNVAQPKNIVADFGNTVYTTEQIEKDLRSRSLAIQIKSVEKQKGSNELSIRSTSGTAWIFDRKMVPDPSHPGKLKGTNTYFLATNMHVIADLLNRPDQIFSFSYLLNGDTKDFSTFSFDDDNLFRRFDRVVPNPLDTSQFFPEDGLKYVNDTSKEFWKNLKIDPIGLDSPEKSQFRDIAIIQVTFPEDQVIKLQSRSRIERGFLDFFGDIFDDLEPKEYEQKIQNIPDAVHYYNKHPLQFLITNKIKFEDFNVSEKIEPRQFSQPRFEALPIRASLGGFLGGHRWITDTRNAFIGNLSYKRDRNFDNYGTKQYQSARSISLPGLKGGHGMSGSLVVNEYNQVLGIFWGGVFPETSASSSKLVSGIGEFAPIGLKVDDDRSILAKWLEQTKNITTELDKYEKKVFQLEDPKKLAQINTKNPWISFSPIVTKLNKLI is encoded by the coding sequence ATGAAAAAATTTATCAAATTGTTACCATTAGCATTTGCACCATTGTCAATAATGGCTTGCACCCCTTTTCAAGCAATCAAAACAATCATACCCATTACTAATCAACCAACTGTAAGTAATCCACTTAACACACCAATAAATCCAGATCAGCCATTAAATTCAATTATTAGTGCTCATCTAAATCCTGCGGTTATTTCTTTGCAATTTGGAACTAGTGACATTAGTCCAACTAGTTTTGTTCAATCTATAAGTAATGCTGAAAAACAAATTGATTCTATAAGATCTAGTTTTAATATTAGTCAAAATCAAGATCCAGAAAATATTTTGTATTCAGCTATGGTTTGATCATATGTGCCAGGAATCAACTCTGAAAGTCTTAATAACTCTTTTGATTTTAAAATGGAATTAGTACCAAATTCAGCCGATGATTATTTTGGAACTATTAAAGTTAAGGTAAAAGCTTACAAAAAGAATACTTCAAATAAGGACCAACCACCTATTCAACAAAGAGTTTTTGTAGTTTCTGGTTTCAAATCGACTTTTAGTGGACACTACTTGTTTAAACAAAGAATTCAAACCGCTTTTAGTCAAATTACAGACTTACAACTCAAAAATGAGAAACATCTCACAGATTTAAATCAATTAAATCCAGGAAACTTTTGAGAATATTTCAATATTCCATCTAACTTTGAAAAATTAGATGCAAGCAAGTTTGCTTCAAAAGGAACAACTAATATTTTAAAATCAATTCAAAATCCAGAACCTTATAAAGAAGATGTTGCTAAAAATGATATTCGACTAAAGGCAAAGCACTTTTATTATTTAAAAGCAACATTGCTACAAAATTCTTACAATAGTGAAAAACACACTTTTGATGCTTTATTGACAATTTACCATGATAATTATACAAACTCTTTTTCTAAAATAATTCCAGTTAAATTGCAGCCTAGTGTGGCAAATCAATCAACTAGCTTTAACCCACTAATTGCAAAGCCTAATTTTTCATTAAAATCTGCTTTTTCAAATTTTTTACCAACCTTTTTTACAAGGTCTAATTTTGTTAGAGACAATGATGATTTATCAAAATTTATTGATTTAACAGGTTTTAATAAAAATACTATGAATTTAAGGATTGTTGATTCATTGGTAAATGACCAAGATGGTAGTTTTTATGTTTGGGTTTCGCCAAAAACTAGCCAAAATAGTTTAAAAACCAATTCACAAGGAGTGCAAATTGGTCAAGCCAATGGACTAACTCCAGGACAAATTATCAAAGTTTCAGGTTTTAATTCATATGATAAAATTTTTGCTAGTCCATCATTTACAAATCAAATTGACTATAGTTTTATAGACAAATGATACAAATTGCCAGATGAAGCAAACCTAAAAAACAAACTTGACAACCTATCTCTTTCACTTAATTCAAGCACTGATAATCTAATTTGACCACTATTTGGAAAAGCAATCCTTAATTCAATTCAAAATAGTGAAAACTTGTTTAATAATATTGGACAAATTAGTGGTGCTGATAAAAGTGATTATAGTTTGTCATCACTAGCTGATTTTAAAGTAAGTAAAGAAGGAATTAGTTTTTATTTTGCTAACTGGCTGGGTGATTATTATAAAATTAGTGTTAAATTTAATAATGTTGCCCAACCTAAAAACATAGTTGCAGATTTTGGTAACACTGTTTATACAACAGAACAAATTGAAAAAGATTTGCGCTCACGTTCGCTTGCAATTCAAATTAAAAGTGTAGAAAAACAAAAAGGTAGTAATGAACTTTCAATTCGTTCTACATCAGGGACAGCCTGAATTTTTGATAGAAAAATGGTTCCAGACCCTAGCCATCCGGGAAAATTAAAAGGAACAAATACTTATTTTTTAGCAACTAATATGCATGTTATTGCAGATTTACTCAACAGACCAGATCAAATTTTTTCCTTTAGTTATTTACTAAATGGTGATACCAAAGATTTTTCAACCTTTAGTTTTGATGATGATAATTTGTTTAGACGGTTTGATAGAGTTGTGCCAAACCCACTTGATACTAGTCAATTTTTTCCAGAAGATGGTCTCAAATATGTCAACGACACATCTAAAGAATTTTGAAAAAATTTAAAAATTGACCCAATTGGTCTTGACTCTCCTGAAAAATCTCAATTTCGAGACATTGCAATTATTCAAGTAACTTTTCCAGAAGATCAAGTGATTAAATTGCAATCTCGCTCAAGAATTGAAAGAGGTTTTTTAGATTTTTTTGGTGATATTTTTGACGACTTGGAACCAAAAGAATATGAACAAAAAATTCAAAATATACCAGATGCTGTGCATTATTACAATAAACACCCATTACAATTTTTAATTACAAACAAAATTAAGTTTGAAGATTTTAATGTTAGTGAAAAAATTGAACCAAGACAATTTAGTCAACCAAGATTTGAAGCCCTTCCAATTCGGGCATCTTTAGGCGGGTTTTTAGGCGGGCACCGCTGAATTACAGATACTAGAAATGCATTTATAGGTAATTTGAGCTATAAACGTGACCGTAATTTCGATAATTATGGAACTAAACAATATCAGTCTGCTCGTTCAATTAGTTTGCCAGGGTTAAAAGGTGGTCATGGAATGAGTGGTTCACTTGTTGTTAATGAATATAATCAAGTTTTGGGAATTTTTTGAGGTGGAGTTTTTCCTGAAACAAGCGCATCTAGTTCCAAACTAGTAAGCGGAATTGGTGAATTTGCACCAATTGGTTTAAAAGTTGATGATGATCGATCTATTTTAGCCAAATGACTAGAACAAACCAAAAATATTACAACTGAACTTGACAAGTATGAAAAAAAAGTTTTCCAACTTGAAGATCCTAAAAAATTAGCTCAAATTAATACTAAAAATCCTTGAATTAGTTTTTCACCAATTGTAACTAAATTGAACAAATTAATATAG
- a CDS encoding TrmH family RNA methyltransferase, producing MKKINSLTNLDVKFAIKLQQKKYRYLHKMFLVQGWKEVELASQAGLLLKVFTLEDQVTKINAIKSDINIVSEQILNKISPLNAKAKVIGIASMSFAKNIDYFFKSKQLVLLDNVQDPGNLGTIIRLCNSFGFDLVYSGVDLYNPKVVSAAKGALFFINIFRVNDLEEFFIEKKYEQKIVGAIVDQNASFLHNFEVENEQKYALVFGNEGNGISQSIQEYLDLKLFIKINFESLNIATAVAIFANHFVNKTEKR from the coding sequence TTGAAAAAGATTAATTCATTGACTAATTTAGATGTTAAATTTGCAATAAAATTGCAACAAAAGAAATATCGTTATTTACATAAAATGTTTTTAGTTCAAGGTTGAAAAGAAGTTGAACTTGCTAGTCAAGCTGGTTTGCTTTTAAAAGTTTTTACCTTAGAGGATCAAGTTACTAAAATAAATGCAATCAAAAGTGATATAAATATAGTTTCTGAACAAATTTTAAACAAAATTTCACCATTAAACGCTAAAGCGAAAGTTATTGGAATTGCATCAATGTCTTTTGCAAAAAATATTGATTATTTTTTCAAAAGTAAACAACTTGTTTTGTTAGATAATGTTCAGGATCCAGGAAATTTAGGGACAATTATTCGACTGTGCAATTCTTTTGGTTTTGATCTAGTTTATTCCGGAGTAGATTTGTATAATCCAAAAGTAGTTTCAGCTGCAAAAGGTGCTCTTTTTTTTATCAATATTTTTCGAGTTAATGACTTAGAAGAATTTTTTATTGAAAAAAAATATGAACAAAAAATTGTTGGTGCTATTGTAGACCAAAATGCTAGTTTTTTGCATAATTTTGAAGTTGAAAATGAACAAAAATATGCTTTAGTTTTTGGAAATGAAGGTAATGGTATTAGTCAATCTATTCAAGAATATTTAGATTTAAAGTTATTTATCAAAATTAATTTTGAATCTTTAAATATAGCAACTGCTGTTGCAATATTTGCAAATCATTTTGTAAACAAAACTGAAAAAAGATAA
- a CDS encoding chromate transporter, whose translation MNSINTKSSKIKHFFIVLWFVVKLSLISFGGGNAMMPIAYQQAVEKKKWLEKHEFDDVVVMANLLPGPSSLQMLAYISIKQLGRWLGIFACLLAFIPHVILALVLLYLVQLVPQRYLLVANIGIISTIVGVLIGFSIKYFKSNHKSLSTPLFYAILIGTFCYCFFIPSPYNLSLVALLVLIIIYSIYYWIKKRRGNKC comes from the coding sequence ATGAATTCAATAAACACAAAAAGTAGTAAAATCAAGCATTTTTTCATTGTTTTATGGTTTGTTGTGAAATTGTCACTAATATCATTTGGGGGTGGAAATGCAATGATGCCAATTGCCTATCAACAAGCAGTTGAGAAAAAGAAATGATTAGAAAAACATGAATTCGATGATGTTGTTGTAATGGCTAATTTGTTGCCAGGTCCATCATCACTTCAAATGTTGGCTTATATATCTATCAAGCAATTAGGAAGGTGGTTGGGAATATTTGCTTGTTTGTTAGCTTTTATTCCACATGTAATTTTAGCTTTGGTCTTACTTTACCTAGTGCAGCTAGTTCCACAAAGATATTTATTAGTTGCTAACATTGGAATTATTAGTACAATTGTTGGAGTTTTGATTGGTTTTAGCATTAAATATTTTAAAAGTAACCACAAAAGCTTATCAACCCCACTTTTCTATGCTATTTTAATTGGTACCTTTTGCTATTGTTTTTTTATTCCATCGCCCTATAATTTATCACTTGTAGCTTTATTAGTTTTAATTATTATCTATAGCATTTATTATTGAATAAAAAAACGTAGAGGTAATAAATGTTAG
- a CDS encoding chromate transporter, which yields MLAVAIAISVIIIFLLGLLVFGGGQVFIPFFTWFWNLLPNFGVEISQQDIQTIFIVGNSTPGVLSLKFAAATGLIISKFHWWGWLIAILFYLVFTLPAILLVVIWNKNKAKHQGKTNTFWMQLINLFRPAILGIIIALIVYLFINLIMVQHIFNTSNGYIAISKNVEKTSFFSGVRYWLLILFVPIWVCVSTTLYLKKVNIFYILIGGLAAAMVIFAPWI from the coding sequence ATGTTAGCGGTTGCAATTGCAATATCAGTTATTATTATTTTTTTACTAGGCTTGCTAGTTTTTGGTGGTGGGCAAGTTTTTATACCTTTTTTTACTTGATTTTGAAATTTATTGCCAAATTTTGGAGTTGAAATTAGTCAACAAGATATTCAAACTATTTTTATTGTTGGCAACTCTACTCCAGGAGTTTTATCTTTGAAATTTGCAGCTGCAACAGGTTTAATTATTTCAAAATTTCATTGATGAGGTTGGCTTATTGCAATTTTATTTTACCTAGTCTTTACTCTTCCAGCAATTTTATTGGTTGTAATTTGAAATAAAAATAAAGCAAAACATCAAGGAAAAACAAATACATTTTGAATGCAATTAATCAATTTGTTTCGTCCAGCAATTTTAGGTATTATAATAGCATTAATAGTTTATCTTTTTATTAATCTTATTATGGTTCAACACATATTTAATACAAGTAATGGTTATATTGCAATTAGTAAAAATGTAGAAAAAACTAGTTTTTTTTCAGGAGTTCGCTATTGATTATTAATTTTGTTTGTTCCTATTTGAGTTTGTGTTTCCACAACTTTATATTTAAAAAAAGTTAATATTTTTTATATTTTAATAGGAGGTTTGGCAGCAGCGATGGTTATTTTTGCGCCTTGGATTTAA
- a CDS encoding tRNA (cytidine(34)-2'-O)-methyltransferase, which produces MIHIVLYQPEISPNTGNIIRSCFATRAKLHIIKPIAFDLEPRYLKRAAAGKLLSDIEFEVHSSYEHFVNKYGNKNIFYITRYGQKVHSDVDFVENYKINEDIFFLFGTESTGIPKWILRPNLSKCLRIPMYSECRSLNLANTVVIVLYEVLRQLNYAGLSTLEVQKGYDFIEKD; this is translated from the coding sequence ATGATTCATATTGTTTTATATCAACCAGAAATTAGTCCAAATACTGGGAATATTATTAGATCTTGTTTTGCTACAAGAGCTAAATTACACATTATCAAACCTATTGCTTTTGATTTGGAACCCAGATATTTGAAAAGAGCGGCAGCTGGAAAATTGCTTTCAGATATTGAATTTGAAGTGCATTCAAGTTATGAACATTTTGTGAACAAATATGGTAATAAAAACATTTTTTATATCACTCGCTATGGTCAAAAAGTACATAGCGATGTAGATTTTGTGGAGAATTACAAGATAAATGAAGACATTTTTTTTCTTTTTGGAACAGAGTCCACAGGAATTCCCAAATGAATTTTAAGACCAAATCTAAGTAAATGTTTACGCATTCCAATGTATTCTGAATGCCGTTCACTAAATTTGGCTAACACAGTTGTAATTGTCCTATATGAAGTTTTACGACAACTAAATTATGCAGGTTTATCCACCTTAGAAGTTCAAAAAGGCTATGATTTCATTGAAAAAGATTAA
- a CDS encoding MAGa7180 family putative nuclease, with product MYKTRKFYNNVDYCIDWENKVVKLHPDFHQKLLNKEFAFRTGFKKIGGSTIGEVLGLDDYSTPFRAFIKISKLDMPILDTKYVDAGQAIEPLVIEAIKIKTGFEIEVFPAAQYNYDYFKEDPIIGGIPDGYIAETNTIIEIKTTGEKNMDKWGPKGENLPLKYLKQAQLYSYLKKANKFAIVATFLKEEDYINPSNYPIRQRKIQSYSYNVDTNQVEDDIIKIKQWYHKHTQSGISPEFDRKLDGEILEYLACENQEQWKLLYERWMSKINKKTS from the coding sequence ATGTACAAAACAAGAAAATTTTACAATAATGTTGATTACTGCATTGATTGAGAAAATAAGGTAGTTAAACTTCACCCTGATTTTCATCAAAAATTACTTAATAAAGAATTTGCTTTTCGCACAGGGTTTAAGAAAATTGGTGGTTCAACAATAGGCGAAGTATTAGGTTTGGATGACTATTCAACTCCTTTTCGTGCCTTTATTAAAATTTCAAAATTAGATATGCCGATTTTGGACACTAAATATGTAGATGCTGGTCAAGCTATAGAACCTTTAGTAATTGAAGCAATTAAAATAAAAACAGGTTTTGAAATTGAAGTTTTTCCTGCAGCTCAGTATAATTATGATTATTTTAAAGAAGATCCAATTATTGGTGGAATTCCAGATGGTTATATTGCAGAAACAAACACCATTATTGAAATAAAAACAACAGGCGAAAAAAATATGGATAAATGAGGTCCTAAAGGTGAAAATTTGCCTCTCAAATATTTAAAACAAGCACAACTATATTCATATTTGAAAAAAGCTAACAAATTTGCTATTGTTGCAACATTTTTAAAAGAAGAAGATTATATTAATCCTTCAAATTATCCTATTAGACAAAGAAAAATTCAATCTTATTCATACAATGTGGATACTAACCAAGTAGAAGATGATATTATTAAAATTAAGCAATGATATCACAAACATACACAGTCTGGAATTTCGCCTGAATTTGATCGTAAGTTAGATGGAGAAATTTTAGAGTATTTAGCTTGTGAAAATCAAGAGCAGTGAAAATTACTTTATGAGCGTTGAATGTCAAAAATAAACAAAAAAACATCCTAA